In a genomic window of Amphiprion ocellaris isolate individual 3 ecotype Okinawa chromosome 13, ASM2253959v1, whole genome shotgun sequence:
- the sil1 gene encoding nucleotide exchange factor SIL1 isoform X2, whose translation MFAGTVGVFLGFKAREETFKGQFSTCQPIVSEKQSEGALTVVENTEEGDEEEEVTVVDDNDEEDLEVVQPTEQWQTLKPDQAVPPGSHVRLNLQTGEREVRLGEEQLKYWTQEHREKEETQSSFSPDELKRAMKKIKEDLSLSGKDTSPQESVISKYRPLEELKKDMAQLDMLVETDVQIMRRLLDQFNSSNSTTEQRLGILLELEYMVHQVDNAQNLCSMGGLQVVLEGLNSSDFRLQENSAFVLGSAVSSNPVVQVKAVESGALQTLLTTLATVQPLNVKKKVLFAVASLLRHFPYAQHHFLSHGGLQVLSELFRADGGGVLRTRIVTMLYDMISEKELISQAGLDSVLDASHEERVRQYSKVSLQGHLLEKGWCSLVPQLLESTEHDYREKGLRALLAMAPVCLDQYRSDSALLDSLLSLKDQYQEMVQSEMILGEENSYFAEIVELIDALQVKMK comes from the exons ATGTTTGCGGGAACAGTTGGAGTGTTTTTGGGCTTTAAAGCGAGAGAAGAAACGTTTAAAGGACAATTTTCTACCTGTCAGCCCATAGTTTCAGAGAAACAG tctGAAGGTGCCTTAACTGTGGTGGAGAACACAGAGGAAGgtgatgaagaagaggaggtgaCAGTAGTTGATGATAACGATGAAGAAGATCTGGAAGTGGTCCAACCTACCGAGCAGTGGCAGACACTCAAACCAG ACCAGGCAGTGCCACCTGGTTCCCATGTGAGGCTGAACCTACagacaggagagagggaggTCCGACTGGGAGAAGAGCAGCTGAAGTACTGGACTCAGGAGCACAG ggagaaggaggagaccCAGTCCTCCTTCAGTCCAGATGAGCTAAAACGAGCCATGAAGAAGATAAAGGAGGATCTGAGCCTCTCTGGCAAAGACACAAGTCCTCAG GAGTCTGTGATATCTAAGTATCGTCCCCTGGAGGAGTTAAAGAAAGACATGGCTCAGCTGGACATGTTAGTTGAGACGGATGTTCAG ATCATGAGGCGCCTGCTGGACCAGTTCAACAGCAGCAACTCCACTACAGAGCAGAGACTTGGCATCCTGCTGGAGCTGGAGTACATGGTACATCAG GTGGATAACGCTCAGAACCTGTGTTCAATGGGGGGTCTGCAGGTCGTTCTGGAAGGTCTGAACAGCTCTGACTTCAGGTTACAGGAAAACTCTGCCTTCGTCCTGGGATCTGCTGTGTCCAg TAACCCGGTGGTTCAGGTGAAAGCTGTGGAGAGTGGCGCTCTGCAGACGCTGTTGACCACTCTGGCTACCGTACAGCCGCTCAATGTCAAAAAGAAG GTTCTGTTTGCAGTAGCCTCCCTCCTGCGTCACTTCCCCTACGCTCAGCATCACTTCCTGTCACATGGAGGGCTGCAGGTCCTGTCAGAGCTGTTCAGGGCTGATGGAGGCGGAGTTCTACGTACGCGCATCGTCACCATGCTGTATGACATGATCAGTGAGAAG GAACTGATCTCCCAGGCGGGTTTGGACTCAGTTCTGGATGCCTCCCACGAGGAGCGGGTCCGTCAGTACTCCAAGGTGTCCCTGCAGGGGCATCTGTTAGAGAAGGGCTGGTGCAGTCTGGTTCCTCAGCTGCTGGAGTCCACTGAGCACGACTACAGAGAGAAG GGTCTCCGAGCTTTGTTGGCGATGGCTCCTGTATGTTTGGATCAGTACCGTTCAGACAGCGCTCTGCTGgactctctgctctctctcaaAGACCAGTACCAGGAAATGGTTCAGTCAGAAATGATTCTAGGGGAGGAGAACAGCTACTTTGCAGAGATTGTGGAACTAATAGATGCGCTGcaagtaaaaatgaaatga
- the sil1 gene encoding nucleotide exchange factor SIL1 isoform X3, which yields MKFTPRPVRKSSFSSFILTIVLLLHCCHITSILGQNSEGALTVVENTEEGDEEEEVTVVDDNDEEDLEVVQPTEQWQTLKPDQAVPPGSHVRLNLQTGEREVRLGEEQLKYWTQEHREKEETQSSFSPDELKRAMKKIKEDLSLSGKDTSPQESVISKYRPLEELKKDMAQLDMLVETDVQIMRRLLDQFNSSNSTTEQRLGILLELEYMVHQVVLEGLNSSDFRLQENSAFVLGSAVSSNPVVQVKAVESGALQTLLTTLATVQPLNVKKKVLFAVASLLRHFPYAQHHFLSHGGLQVLSELFRADGGGVLRTRIVTMLYDMISEKELISQAGLDSVLDASHEERVRQYSKVSLQGHLLEKGWCSLVPQLLESTEHDYREKGLRALLAMAPVCLDQYRSDSALLDSLLSLKDQYQEMVQSEMILGEENSYFAEIVELIDALQVKMK from the exons ATGAAGTTTACACCCCGTCCTGTCAGAAAATCTTCATTTAGCAGCTTCATCCTGACTATCGTCTTGTTGCTGCATTGCTGCCACATAACCAGCATTCTTGGCCAGAAC tctGAAGGTGCCTTAACTGTGGTGGAGAACACAGAGGAAGgtgatgaagaagaggaggtgaCAGTAGTTGATGATAACGATGAAGAAGATCTGGAAGTGGTCCAACCTACCGAGCAGTGGCAGACACTCAAACCAG ACCAGGCAGTGCCACCTGGTTCCCATGTGAGGCTGAACCTACagacaggagagagggaggTCCGACTGGGAGAAGAGCAGCTGAAGTACTGGACTCAGGAGCACAG ggagaaggaggagaccCAGTCCTCCTTCAGTCCAGATGAGCTAAAACGAGCCATGAAGAAGATAAAGGAGGATCTGAGCCTCTCTGGCAAAGACACAAGTCCTCAG GAGTCTGTGATATCTAAGTATCGTCCCCTGGAGGAGTTAAAGAAAGACATGGCTCAGCTGGACATGTTAGTTGAGACGGATGTTCAG ATCATGAGGCGCCTGCTGGACCAGTTCAACAGCAGCAACTCCACTACAGAGCAGAGACTTGGCATCCTGCTGGAGCTGGAGTACATGGTACATCAG GTCGTTCTGGAAGGTCTGAACAGCTCTGACTTCAGGTTACAGGAAAACTCTGCCTTCGTCCTGGGATCTGCTGTGTCCAg TAACCCGGTGGTTCAGGTGAAAGCTGTGGAGAGTGGCGCTCTGCAGACGCTGTTGACCACTCTGGCTACCGTACAGCCGCTCAATGTCAAAAAGAAG GTTCTGTTTGCAGTAGCCTCCCTCCTGCGTCACTTCCCCTACGCTCAGCATCACTTCCTGTCACATGGAGGGCTGCAGGTCCTGTCAGAGCTGTTCAGGGCTGATGGAGGCGGAGTTCTACGTACGCGCATCGTCACCATGCTGTATGACATGATCAGTGAGAAG GAACTGATCTCCCAGGCGGGTTTGGACTCAGTTCTGGATGCCTCCCACGAGGAGCGGGTCCGTCAGTACTCCAAGGTGTCCCTGCAGGGGCATCTGTTAGAGAAGGGCTGGTGCAGTCTGGTTCCTCAGCTGCTGGAGTCCACTGAGCACGACTACAGAGAGAAG GGTCTCCGAGCTTTGTTGGCGATGGCTCCTGTATGTTTGGATCAGTACCGTTCAGACAGCGCTCTGCTGgactctctgctctctctcaaAGACCAGTACCAGGAAATGGTTCAGTCAGAAATGATTCTAGGGGAGGAGAACAGCTACTTTGCAGAGATTGTGGAACTAATAGATGCGCTGcaagtaaaaatgaaatga
- the sil1 gene encoding nucleotide exchange factor SIL1 isoform X1 translates to MKFTPRPVRKSSFSSFILTIVLLLHCCHITSILGQNSEGALTVVENTEEGDEEEEVTVVDDNDEEDLEVVQPTEQWQTLKPDQAVPPGSHVRLNLQTGEREVRLGEEQLKYWTQEHREKEETQSSFSPDELKRAMKKIKEDLSLSGKDTSPQESVISKYRPLEELKKDMAQLDMLVETDVQIMRRLLDQFNSSNSTTEQRLGILLELEYMVHQVDNAQNLCSMGGLQVVLEGLNSSDFRLQENSAFVLGSAVSSNPVVQVKAVESGALQTLLTTLATVQPLNVKKKVLFAVASLLRHFPYAQHHFLSHGGLQVLSELFRADGGGVLRTRIVTMLYDMISEKELISQAGLDSVLDASHEERVRQYSKVSLQGHLLEKGWCSLVPQLLESTEHDYREKGLRALLAMAPVCLDQYRSDSALLDSLLSLKDQYQEMVQSEMILGEENSYFAEIVELIDALQVKMK, encoded by the exons ATGAAGTTTACACCCCGTCCTGTCAGAAAATCTTCATTTAGCAGCTTCATCCTGACTATCGTCTTGTTGCTGCATTGCTGCCACATAACCAGCATTCTTGGCCAGAAC tctGAAGGTGCCTTAACTGTGGTGGAGAACACAGAGGAAGgtgatgaagaagaggaggtgaCAGTAGTTGATGATAACGATGAAGAAGATCTGGAAGTGGTCCAACCTACCGAGCAGTGGCAGACACTCAAACCAG ACCAGGCAGTGCCACCTGGTTCCCATGTGAGGCTGAACCTACagacaggagagagggaggTCCGACTGGGAGAAGAGCAGCTGAAGTACTGGACTCAGGAGCACAG ggagaaggaggagaccCAGTCCTCCTTCAGTCCAGATGAGCTAAAACGAGCCATGAAGAAGATAAAGGAGGATCTGAGCCTCTCTGGCAAAGACACAAGTCCTCAG GAGTCTGTGATATCTAAGTATCGTCCCCTGGAGGAGTTAAAGAAAGACATGGCTCAGCTGGACATGTTAGTTGAGACGGATGTTCAG ATCATGAGGCGCCTGCTGGACCAGTTCAACAGCAGCAACTCCACTACAGAGCAGAGACTTGGCATCCTGCTGGAGCTGGAGTACATGGTACATCAG GTGGATAACGCTCAGAACCTGTGTTCAATGGGGGGTCTGCAGGTCGTTCTGGAAGGTCTGAACAGCTCTGACTTCAGGTTACAGGAAAACTCTGCCTTCGTCCTGGGATCTGCTGTGTCCAg TAACCCGGTGGTTCAGGTGAAAGCTGTGGAGAGTGGCGCTCTGCAGACGCTGTTGACCACTCTGGCTACCGTACAGCCGCTCAATGTCAAAAAGAAG GTTCTGTTTGCAGTAGCCTCCCTCCTGCGTCACTTCCCCTACGCTCAGCATCACTTCCTGTCACATGGAGGGCTGCAGGTCCTGTCAGAGCTGTTCAGGGCTGATGGAGGCGGAGTTCTACGTACGCGCATCGTCACCATGCTGTATGACATGATCAGTGAGAAG GAACTGATCTCCCAGGCGGGTTTGGACTCAGTTCTGGATGCCTCCCACGAGGAGCGGGTCCGTCAGTACTCCAAGGTGTCCCTGCAGGGGCATCTGTTAGAGAAGGGCTGGTGCAGTCTGGTTCCTCAGCTGCTGGAGTCCACTGAGCACGACTACAGAGAGAAG GGTCTCCGAGCTTTGTTGGCGATGGCTCCTGTATGTTTGGATCAGTACCGTTCAGACAGCGCTCTGCTGgactctctgctctctctcaaAGACCAGTACCAGGAAATGGTTCAGTCAGAAATGATTCTAGGGGAGGAGAACAGCTACTTTGCAGAGATTGTGGAACTAATAGATGCGCTGcaagtaaaaatgaaatga